In Leptolyngbya sp. O-77, the genomic window TATCACTCTTACTCACGGTTGGCTTTACGCTCCGCCTGCTGCCGTCGGGGTTGTCGGATTCACCCGTGGCGATCGCCTCTACAGTCGTACAAACTCCGCTCTCGACCCGTGGCTCACAGATTCTCGACGCTTCGGGCAAAACGATTCTGCTGCGCGGGGTGAACTGGTTTGGCATCGAGACAGAAACCCACGCGCCGCATGGACTTTGGGCCCGCGACTATAAGCAAATGCTGGCGCAGATTCGCAGCCTCGGCTACAACGTGATTCGCCTGCCGTTCTCGATTCAATCGCTGCGATCGCAAACCATCAGCGGCGTGGATTTTTCCATCGGCAGCAACCGCGAATTGCAGGGCAAAACGCCCCTCGAAGTCATGGATCTGGTGATTCAGGAAGCCCAGCGCCAGGGTTTGATGATCCTGCTAGATTGCCACCGGCTGAATGACCAGCGCATTCCTGAACTATGGTACGGCGATGGCTTTACGGAGCAGGACTGGATCAGCACCTGGACGATGCTGGCAAACCGCTATCGAAACCAGGCGAACGTTATTGGGGCCGACCTCAAAAACGAGCCACACGGTCGAGCAAGCTGGGGCACAGGCGACCAGTCCACCGACTGGCGATTGGCCGCCGAGCGAGCCGGAAACAGCATTTTGAACGTGAACTCCAACTGGCTGATCGTAGTCGAAGGCGTGGAGAAAAACGTACCGGGTCAGCGGCTTGCGGTTCACTGGTGGGGCGGCAATCTGGAGGGTGTGCGAAACTATCCCGTGCGCCTGACCCGTCCCAATAAACTGGTGTACTCTCCTCACGAGTATGGCGCAGGAGTTTACAACCAAAGTTGGTTTAATGAACCCAGCTTTCCCCAAAATCTGTATGAGCGCTGGGAGATCGGGTTCAACTATATTGCCCGCGAAGGCATCGCGCCGATTTTTGTAGGCGAGTTTGGCGGCAGACAGG contains:
- a CDS encoding cellulase family glycosylhydrolase, whose product is MSRKLTQIFRGGLVNRGGRRQRGHQDAEGFLTKQQWRLGRRFKGLLLFGLSLLLTVGFTLRLLPSGLSDSPVAIASTVVQTPLSTRGSQILDASGKTILLRGVNWFGIETETHAPHGLWARDYKQMLAQIRSLGYNVIRLPFSIQSLRSQTISGVDFSIGSNRELQGKTPLEVMDLVIQEAQRQGLMILLDCHRLNDQRIPELWYGDGFTEQDWISTWTMLANRYRNQANVIGADLKNEPHGRASWGTGDQSTDWRLAAERAGNSILNVNSNWLIVVEGVEKNVPGQRLAVHWWGGNLEGVRNYPVRLTRPNKLVYSPHEYGAGVYNQSWFNEPSFPQNLYERWEIGFNYIAREGIAPIFVGEFGGRQVDTRSKEGIWQRQFVNFIGQNQLHFAYWSWNPNSGDTGGILQDNWQTIHADKQQLLNQLLPVPGVAPGTSPSPSPSPSPSPSPTPKPSPSPSPSPSPSPSPSPSPSPSPSPSPRPSPSPSPSPSPSPSPSPSPNPSSGLSTSITMQSDWQTGFCTAIRVANQGRSAVNNWRLTFDMNQATINQSWNGTFSRQGTRYTVSPPSWGQRLQPGQSVDLGFCANKQGSDYRPRNAIATAI